From a single Kitasatospora sp. NBC_00458 genomic region:
- the glmS gene encoding glutamine--fructose-6-phosphate transaminase (isomerizing), translated as MCGIVAYIGPKDATPFLLEGLARLEYRGYDSAGVAVSGRTGGLKVRKVKGRVADLAAAVPARFKGSTGIGHTRWATHGVPSDANAHPHLDNAERIAVVHNGIIENADELRAKLAADGAVFRSETDTEVLAHLIAAHAAQGVELEEAVRAALGMVVGTYGIAVLDAEQPDRIVVARNGSPIVLGIGEKEMFAASDVSALVRYTRQVVHLEDGELATVRADGFRTFTEDARTTHRQPSTVDWEIDSYDTGGFAHYLLKEIHEQPGTVERTLSGRLDERFATAHLGGLNLDARELREIRRVKILGCGSAYYAGEMGAQLIEELARIPAHSEPASEFRYRNPVIEADTLYIAVSQSGETYDTLAAVQEVKRKGGRVLGVVNTVGSAIARACDGGIYLHAGPEISVASTKAFTSTVVAFALIALHFGRIHDLSPADGRRIVTALKALPDQIREVLAQSDAIAELAAEYAESEGMMFIGRVRGFPVAREGAQKLKEISYVHAEAYPASELKHGPLALISPELPTVALVPDDELLDKNLTTLGEIKARSGRVLAVAHRRPEAKLADHCILVPKSEPELDPLLLNIPLQLLAYHAAVALGRDVDRPRNLAKSVTVE; from the coding sequence CCCTTCCTGCTGGAGGGCCTCGCCCGGCTGGAGTACCGCGGCTACGACTCGGCCGGCGTCGCCGTCTCCGGGCGCACCGGCGGGCTCAAGGTCCGCAAGGTCAAGGGCCGGGTCGCCGACCTCGCCGCCGCCGTCCCGGCCCGCTTCAAGGGCTCCACCGGCATCGGCCACACCCGCTGGGCCACCCACGGCGTGCCGAGCGACGCCAACGCCCACCCGCACCTGGACAACGCCGAGCGGATCGCCGTCGTCCACAACGGCATCATCGAGAACGCCGACGAGCTGCGGGCCAAGCTCGCCGCGGACGGCGCCGTCTTCCGCTCCGAGACCGACACCGAGGTGCTCGCCCACCTGATCGCCGCGCACGCCGCCCAGGGCGTGGAGCTGGAGGAGGCCGTCCGCGCCGCCCTCGGCATGGTCGTCGGCACCTACGGCATCGCCGTCCTCGACGCCGAGCAGCCCGACCGGATCGTGGTCGCCCGCAACGGCAGCCCGATCGTGCTCGGCATCGGCGAGAAGGAGATGTTCGCGGCCTCCGACGTCTCGGCCCTCGTCCGCTACACCCGCCAGGTCGTCCACCTGGAGGACGGCGAGCTGGCGACCGTCCGGGCCGACGGCTTCCGCACCTTCACCGAGGACGCCCGCACCACCCACCGCCAGCCGTCCACCGTCGACTGGGAGATCGACTCCTACGACACCGGCGGCTTCGCGCACTACCTGCTCAAGGAGATCCACGAGCAGCCCGGCACGGTCGAGCGCACCCTCAGCGGCCGGCTCGACGAGCGGTTCGCCACCGCCCACCTCGGCGGCCTCAACCTCGACGCCCGGGAGCTGCGCGAGATCCGCCGGGTCAAGATCCTCGGCTGCGGCTCCGCCTACTACGCCGGCGAGATGGGCGCCCAGCTGATCGAGGAGCTCGCCCGGATCCCCGCCCACAGCGAGCCCGCCTCCGAGTTCCGCTACCGCAACCCGGTCATCGAGGCCGACACCCTCTACATCGCGGTCAGCCAGTCCGGTGAGACCTACGACACGCTCGCCGCCGTCCAGGAGGTCAAGCGCAAGGGCGGCCGGGTGCTGGGCGTCGTCAACACCGTCGGCAGCGCCATCGCCCGCGCCTGCGACGGCGGCATCTACCTGCACGCCGGCCCGGAGATCTCGGTGGCCTCGACCAAGGCGTTCACCTCCACGGTGGTCGCCTTCGCCCTGATCGCCCTGCACTTCGGCCGGATCCACGACCTCTCGCCCGCCGACGGCCGCCGCATCGTCACCGCCCTCAAGGCGCTCCCCGACCAGATCCGCGAGGTCCTCGCCCAGAGCGACGCCATCGCCGAGCTCGCCGCCGAGTACGCCGAGTCCGAGGGCATGATGTTCATCGGCCGGGTGCGCGGCTTCCCGGTGGCGCGGGAGGGGGCGCAGAAGCTCAAGGAGATCTCCTACGTCCACGCCGAGGCGTACCCCGCGAGCGAGCTCAAGCACGGTCCGCTGGCCCTGATCAGCCCCGAGCTCCCCACCGTCGCCCTGGTGCCGGACGACGAGCTGCTCGACAAGAACCTCACCACCCTCGGTGAGATCAAGGCCCGCTCCGGCCGGGTGCTCGCCGTCGCGCACCGCCGCCCCGAGGCGAAGCTGGCCGACCACTGCATCCTGGTGCCCAAGAGCGAGCCGGAGCTCGACCCGCTGCTGCTCAACATCCCGCTGCAGCTGCTGGCGTACCACGCCGCGGTCGCGCTGGGCCGGGACGTCGACCGGCCCCGGAACCTGGCCAAGAGCGTGACGGTCGAGTAG
- a CDS encoding cold-shock protein, translating into MANGTVKWFNAEKGFGFIEQEGGGPDVFAHYSNINAQGFRELLEGQKVEFDVTQGQKGPQAENIRPL; encoded by the coding sequence ATGGCTAATGGCACTGTGAAGTGGTTCAACGCGGAGAAGGGCTTCGGCTTCATCGAGCAGGAGGGTGGCGGCCCGGACGTCTTCGCCCACTACTCGAACATCAACGCCCAGGGCTTCCGTGAGCTGCTTGAGGGCCAGAAGGTCGAGTTCGACGTCACGCAGGGCCAGAAGGGCCCGCAGGCCGAGAACATCCGCCCCCTGTAG
- a CDS encoding DEAD/DEAH box helicase, translating to MGVPHALARVLTRQGITEPSAIQAATLPAALAGRDVLGRGRTGSGKTLAYGLPLLARTAGRCAEPGRPVALVLVPTRELAQQVGDDLRPYALAARLRLTALVGGLPVHHQALALKRGAEVAVATPGRLADLVRRGDCALDGVAVTVVDEADRMAELGFLHEVTELLDRVGADGQTMLYSATLDGGVDRLAERFLRDPVSFAVDPPTDAVDTMEHHVLYVRQPDKRSTVTHIASRAGASIMFAETRDTADRTVEDLLAGGVRAAALHSGKSQPQRTRTLEQFRAGVVTALVATNVAARGLHVDGLDLVVNIDPPSDPKDYLHRSGRTARAGAAGTVVTLVLPGERRDTARMLTAAGVTPACAQVRPGSEELSRITGARPPSAVPVTVPDPVPDEPPRWGSAVRRPGGR from the coding sequence ATGGGCGTGCCGCACGCGCTCGCCCGGGTCCTGACCCGGCAGGGCATCACCGAGCCCTCCGCCATCCAGGCGGCGACCCTCCCGGCCGCACTGGCCGGCCGGGACGTCCTCGGCCGCGGCCGCACCGGCTCCGGCAAGACCCTCGCCTACGGGCTCCCGCTGCTCGCCCGGACCGCCGGCCGCTGCGCCGAACCGGGCCGCCCGGTGGCGCTGGTCCTCGTCCCCACCCGCGAACTCGCCCAGCAGGTCGGCGACGACCTGCGGCCCTACGCCCTGGCCGCCCGGCTGCGGCTGACCGCGCTGGTGGGAGGCCTGCCGGTGCACCACCAGGCGCTGGCGCTCAAGCGGGGCGCCGAGGTCGCCGTGGCCACCCCCGGCCGGCTGGCCGACCTGGTCCGGCGCGGCGACTGCGCGCTCGACGGCGTCGCCGTCACCGTCGTCGACGAGGCCGACCGGATGGCCGAGCTGGGATTCCTCCACGAGGTCACCGAGCTGCTCGACCGGGTCGGCGCCGACGGCCAGACCATGCTCTACTCCGCGACCCTGGACGGGGGCGTCGACCGGCTGGCCGAGCGGTTCCTCCGGGACCCGGTCAGCTTCGCGGTGGATCCGCCGACCGACGCGGTGGACACCATGGAGCACCACGTCCTGTACGTCCGGCAGCCCGACAAGCGCTCCACCGTCACCCACATCGCCTCCCGGGCCGGGGCGTCGATCATGTTCGCCGAGACCCGGGACACCGCCGACCGCACGGTCGAGGACCTGCTGGCCGGCGGCGTCCGGGCGGCCGCGCTGCACAGCGGCAAGTCGCAGCCGCAGCGCACCCGGACCCTGGAGCAGTTCCGCGCGGGCGTGGTCACCGCGCTGGTCGCCACCAACGTCGCCGCCCGGGGCCTGCACGTCGACGGCCTCGACCTGGTCGTCAACATCGATCCGCCGAGCGACCCCAAGGACTACCTGCACCGCAGCGGCCGGACCGCCCGGGCCGGCGCCGCGGGCACCGTGGTCACCCTCGTGCTGCCCGGCGAGCGCCGGGACACCGCCCGGATGCTCACCGCCGCCGGGGTCACGCCCGCCTGCGCGCAGGTGCGGCCCGGCAGCGAGGAGCTCAGCCGGATCACCGGTGCCCGGCCGCCGAGCGCGGTACCGGTGACGGTCCCCGACCCGGTCCCCGACGAGCCGCCCCGCTGGGGTTCGGCCGTCCGGCGGCCCGGCGGTCGCTGA
- a CDS encoding amidohydrolase, with translation MNHPAELIVHNAHVHTVDDRRPRAEAVAVRDGRIVWVGDGDGWHDFAGPGTEVVDARGRLLAPGFIDSHNHVRLGSDAACVQLAGAADLPEIGRRIADWLRRNPDAEWIEAEAFDYSAIGGGRMPTAADLDPFTGDRPAFVLSYDVHTAWLNTAALRRLGITARTGELAFGTVRKDPATGEPTGFLTDFAVRGLSRDGHRALRAAGVPWAAPERQYGRLCASLDLAAGFGLTTVVEPQNSLDDLALFERAAAEGRLRSRLVAALFHPRGTTDADLAEFAAAARRHDTDRFRVGPLKLYIDDVVEPHTAALLEPYAGHSHRGETFYPAEEFAGVLARLDAAGFQAFVHATGDRGIRTVLDAVEHARRVNGPRDARHQVVHVECLDPADVPRFAGLGVVACMQPRHCSPDIAGPGRDWAEAVGEQRWSKAWPMRSLRDAGAVLAFSSDWNVAEMDPLVGLYTAVTRQGLAGGEAWVPEETVPLADALRGYTLGSAHANFLEDRLGSITPGKLGDLVLFSEDLFAVDPKAFLDARVDLTVVGGEVVHRAG, from the coding sequence GTGAACCACCCCGCCGAACTGATCGTCCACAACGCCCACGTCCACACCGTCGACGACCGGCGTCCCCGCGCCGAGGCCGTCGCCGTCCGGGACGGGCGGATCGTCTGGGTCGGCGACGGCGACGGCTGGCACGATTTCGCGGGCCCCGGCACCGAGGTGGTCGACGCGCGCGGCCGGCTGCTCGCCCCCGGCTTCATCGACAGCCACAACCACGTCCGGCTCGGCTCCGACGCGGCCTGCGTCCAGCTCGCCGGGGCCGCCGACCTGCCGGAGATCGGCCGCCGGATCGCCGACTGGCTGCGCCGCAACCCCGACGCCGAGTGGATCGAGGCCGAGGCCTTCGACTACTCCGCCATCGGGGGCGGGCGGATGCCCACCGCCGCCGACCTCGACCCGTTCACCGGCGACCGGCCCGCCTTCGTCCTCAGCTACGACGTGCACACCGCCTGGCTGAACACCGCCGCCCTGCGCCGCCTCGGCATCACCGCGCGGACCGGGGAGCTGGCCTTCGGCACCGTCCGCAAGGACCCGGCCACCGGCGAGCCCACCGGGTTCCTCACCGACTTCGCGGTCCGCGGCCTCTCCCGCGACGGCCACCGGGCGCTGCGCGCCGCCGGGGTGCCGTGGGCGGCCCCGGAGCGGCAGTACGGCCGGCTCTGCGCCAGCCTCGACCTGGCGGCCGGGTTCGGCCTGACCACCGTCGTCGAACCGCAGAACTCGCTGGACGACCTGGCCCTGTTCGAGCGGGCCGCCGCGGAGGGCCGGCTGCGGTCCCGCCTGGTCGCCGCGCTCTTCCACCCCCGCGGCACCACCGACGCGGACCTGGCCGAGTTCGCGGCCGCGGCCCGCCGGCACGACACCGACCGGTTCCGGGTCGGCCCGCTGAAGCTGTACATCGACGACGTGGTCGAGCCGCACACCGCCGCCCTTCTGGAGCCGTACGCGGGCCACAGCCACCGCGGCGAGACCTTCTACCCGGCCGAGGAGTTCGCCGGGGTGCTGGCCCGGCTCGACGCGGCCGGCTTCCAGGCCTTCGTGCACGCCACGGGCGACCGGGGCATCCGCACCGTGCTGGACGCCGTCGAGCACGCCCGGCGGGTCAACGGCCCCCGCGACGCCCGGCACCAGGTGGTCCACGTCGAGTGCCTCGACCCGGCCGACGTGCCGCGCTTCGCCGGGCTCGGCGTGGTCGCCTGCATGCAGCCCCGGCACTGCTCCCCCGACATCGCCGGTCCCGGACGCGACTGGGCCGAGGCGGTGGGCGAGCAGCGCTGGTCCAAGGCCTGGCCGATGCGCAGCCTGCGGGACGCGGGCGCGGTGCTGGCGTTCTCCAGCGACTGGAACGTGGCCGAGATGGACCCGCTGGTCGGCCTCTACACGGCGGTCACCCGGCAGGGGCTGGCCGGCGGCGAGGCCTGGGTGCCCGAGGAGACCGTCCCGCTGGCCGACGCGCTGCGCGGCTACACCCTCGGCAGCGCCCACGCCAACTTCCTGGAGGACCGGCTGGGGTCGATCACCCCGGGCAAGCTGGGCGACCTGGTGCTGTTCTCGGAGGACCTCTTCGCCGTGGACCCGAAGGCCTTCCTGGACGCCCGGGTCGACCTGACGGTGGTGGGCGGCGAGGTCGTCCACCGCGCGGGCTGA
- a CDS encoding APC family permease — protein MGVGVLADVHGGESEAEGGEGPDGAGEPAVREQGAAVLSLGVGLCYAELGTLVPSAGGEYSIVGQVLGRLAGWLVFVISIVSLLVIPPIIALGTAGYLGSVLTMDPAVAGALVMCVAVAVGVLDIKSNALITGVFLGLEVLAAAVVTVLGLTHVRQPVSTLVHAVVPDGQGGTSPFTAGLLISGLAVAIFTYNGFGTAVYLSEDLRDPRRSVARTVLWSLLAGVLVITLPVVAICLGVASPDQLAAGDLVAVVDDWAGSGVGTFVSLCIAAAILNAVIVMVIQNGRVLYASARDRTWPAPVNRALGTLHPRWGSPWVATLAIGLPGAVLALTVPIDALLGFTGVVVAVIYLLLGIAALAARRGRHRSTDAWRMPLWPLAPVLTTVVLGYTLTQQSVRDLLITLAVVAAGVLYWFAYLRPRSATHWVLSLPEDQSPADRSPQARPAGPPLTRTPAPAAATAAGGTTGTSTSTSTPEHP, from the coding sequence GTGGGCGTCGGCGTGCTCGCGGACGTCCATGGTGGCGAGTCGGAGGCCGAAGGCGGCGAGGGTCCGGATGGTGCGGGCGAGCCGGCCGTCCGCGAGCAGGGTGCCGCGGTGCTCTCGCTCGGGGTCGGCCTCTGCTACGCGGAGCTCGGCACCCTGGTGCCCAGCGCGGGCGGCGAGTACTCGATCGTCGGGCAGGTGCTCGGACGGCTGGCCGGCTGGCTGGTCTTCGTGATCTCGATCGTCTCGCTGCTGGTGATCCCGCCGATCATCGCGCTCGGCACCGCCGGCTACCTGGGCTCCGTCCTCACCATGGACCCGGCCGTCGCCGGCGCCCTGGTGATGTGCGTGGCGGTCGCCGTCGGCGTCCTGGACATCAAGTCGAACGCCCTGATCACCGGCGTCTTCCTCGGGCTGGAGGTGCTCGCCGCGGCGGTCGTCACCGTGCTGGGCCTGACCCACGTCCGCCAGCCGGTGTCGACCCTGGTGCACGCGGTCGTCCCGGACGGGCAGGGCGGCACCTCGCCGTTCACCGCGGGCCTGCTGATCTCGGGGCTGGCCGTCGCGATCTTCACCTACAACGGGTTCGGCACCGCCGTGTACCTCTCCGAGGACCTCCGCGACCCGCGCCGTTCGGTCGCCCGGACGGTGCTCTGGTCCCTGCTGGCCGGAGTCCTGGTGATCACCCTGCCGGTCGTCGCGATCTGCCTGGGCGTGGCCTCGCCCGACCAGCTGGCGGCGGGCGACCTCGTCGCCGTCGTCGACGACTGGGCCGGCAGCGGCGTCGGCACCTTCGTGAGCCTCTGCATCGCCGCCGCCATCCTCAACGCCGTCATCGTGATGGTGATCCAGAACGGCCGGGTGCTCTACGCCTCGGCCCGCGACCGCACCTGGCCCGCCCCGGTCAACCGCGCGCTCGGCACCCTGCACCCGCGCTGGGGCTCGCCCTGGGTCGCCACCCTGGCCATCGGCCTGCCCGGCGCGGTGCTGGCACTGACCGTGCCGATCGACGCGCTGCTCGGCTTCACGGGCGTGGTGGTCGCCGTGATCTACCTGCTGCTCGGCATCGCCGCGCTCGCCGCCCGGCGCGGCCGCCACCGCTCCACCGACGCCTGGCGGATGCCGCTCTGGCCGCTCGCGCCCGTCCTCACCACCGTGGTCCTGGGCTACACCCTCACCCAGCAGTCCGTGCGCGACCTGCTGATCACCCTCGCCGTGGTGGCGGCCGGCGTCCTCTACTGGTTCGCCTACCTGCGCCCGCGCAGCGCCACCCACTGGGTGCTCAGCCTCCCCGAGGACCAGTCGCCCGCGGACCGGTCGCCCCAGGCCCGGCCCGCCGGCCCCCCGCTCACCCGCACCCCCGCCCCCGCCGCCGCGACCGCCGCGGGCGGCACCACCGGCACCAGCACCAGCACCAGCACCCCGGAGCACCCGTGA
- a CDS encoding MBL fold metallo-hydrolase, protein MTANTPRAKGTSRRTLLRTALGATASAAAAAGVLTAGAPRAAAARPRLPRLGRLNEQSAVRSLDLGDTRVTYVVDGAMELDPAGFLPAVPPAYWRDHPEALTPGGRIAASAGGVLVERGGRRLLIDVGLGANVLSPALGRSRGGALLDTLRALRVSPGSVDTVAFTHLHTDHTGLGFRPGRDHVLHKAFPRAAYRVAGAEWEPFWRGEIEVGAPSWDSFMVPMSRVLQPFDDGAEIWPGVTALITPGHSPGHTSYVVTDPGGHRLVVFGDAFHTPAQIANPAWPSGPDTDAAAVLRARRTLLAELRAPRTLGFAFHFGDQPFGRVVADRDGTLRWRPVPTGPRLPAPLNLP, encoded by the coding sequence ATGACCGCCAACACCCCACGCGCCAAAGGCACTTCACGCCGCACCCTGCTGCGCACCGCCCTCGGCGCCACGGCCTCCGCCGCCGCCGCGGCCGGCGTTCTCACCGCGGGCGCGCCCCGCGCGGCCGCCGCCCGTCCGCGCCTGCCACGGCTCGGACGGCTCAACGAGCAGTCCGCGGTCCGTTCGCTCGACCTCGGCGACACCCGGGTCACCTACGTCGTCGACGGCGCCATGGAACTCGACCCGGCGGGCTTCCTCCCCGCCGTCCCGCCCGCGTACTGGCGCGACCACCCCGAGGCGCTCACCCCCGGCGGCCGGATCGCCGCGTCGGCCGGCGGCGTCCTCGTCGAACGCGGAGGCCGACGCCTGCTGATCGACGTCGGCCTCGGCGCCAACGTCCTCTCCCCGGCCCTCGGCCGCTCCCGCGGCGGCGCCCTGCTGGACACCCTCCGTGCCCTACGGGTGTCCCCAGGGTCCGTCGACACCGTCGCCTTCACCCACCTGCACACCGACCACACCGGGCTCGGCTTCCGCCCCGGCCGCGACCACGTCCTGCACAAGGCGTTCCCACGCGCGGCCTACCGGGTGGCCGGTGCCGAATGGGAACCGTTCTGGCGCGGCGAGATCGAGGTCGGAGCGCCGTCCTGGGACTCCTTCATGGTGCCGATGTCCCGGGTCCTCCAGCCCTTCGACGACGGCGCCGAGATCTGGCCCGGCGTCACCGCCCTGATCACCCCCGGACACAGCCCGGGGCACACCTCGTACGTCGTCACCGACCCGGGAGGCCACCGCCTGGTCGTCTTCGGCGACGCCTTCCACACCCCGGCCCAGATCGCCAACCCGGCCTGGCCCTCAGGCCCGGACACCGACGCGGCCGCCGTCCTGCGGGCCCGCCGCACCCTCCTGGCCGAGCTCCGTGCCCCGCGCACCCTCGGCTTCGCCTTCCACTTCGGCGACCAGCCCTTCGGCCGCGTCGTCGCCGACCGGGACGGCACCCTCCGGTGGCGCCCCGTCCCCACCGGCCCCCGCCTGCCCGCCCCGCTCAACCTGCCCTGA
- a CDS encoding M23 family metallopeptidase, whose amino-acid sequence MSRGVRSRATVGTFRGGLHMLKARLTGLTVMATIALSLLAVPPAHAAGRPDFQLPVPCGETWTASTYAGHNPNGSVDLNHYPGDDYGRPVTASAAGTVEVAEAGSSWAGTHVRINHGGGWTTHYAHLSALDVSVGVHVNAGQVVGRLGNTGNSTGPHLHFEETLNGVGQQATFDGVGFNGSTRDFTSRNCAVSGKPTGVGVYRPGDSFFAVSDRVGNTVGSSVFGAAGDVPLVGDWNGDGQDTFGVYRPGSAYFYLSNDNGSVAVAGGLGNPGDVPLVGDWNGDGRDTIAVYQPATQDFAWTDDNLNVVGTQRMGVAGDVPLVGDWNGDGRDTIGVYRPSEASFYLTDAVSGAHVDHYVAFGNHDEQPIVGDWDGDGSDEVGVYRSATAEFFGAAHDSSAVAYGVRFGNPGDTPITGTW is encoded by the coding sequence GTGTCGCGCGGCGTCCGGAGCCGCGCGACAGTCGGCACCTTCCGAGGGGGGCTCCACATGCTCAAGGCACGATTGACCGGCTTGACCGTGATGGCCACGATCGCACTGTCCCTGCTCGCCGTTCCGCCGGCTCATGCGGCCGGCCGGCCCGACTTCCAACTCCCCGTCCCCTGCGGGGAGACGTGGACCGCCAGCACCTACGCCGGCCACAACCCGAACGGCTCGGTCGACCTCAACCACTACCCGGGCGACGACTACGGCCGCCCCGTCACCGCCAGCGCCGCGGGCACCGTGGAGGTCGCCGAAGCAGGCAGCTCATGGGCCGGAACACACGTCCGGATCAACCACGGTGGCGGCTGGACCACGCACTACGCACACCTCTCCGCCCTCGACGTCTCGGTGGGCGTGCACGTGAACGCGGGCCAGGTCGTCGGCCGTCTCGGCAACACCGGCAACTCGACCGGCCCGCACCTCCACTTCGAGGAGACACTGAACGGAGTCGGCCAGCAGGCCACCTTCGACGGAGTCGGCTTCAACGGCTCCACAAGGGATTTCACCAGCCGCAACTGCGCCGTGTCGGGGAAGCCGACGGGTGTGGGTGTGTACCGGCCGGGTGATTCGTTCTTCGCGGTGTCGGACCGGGTGGGGAACACGGTGGGTTCGTCGGTGTTCGGGGCGGCGGGTGATGTGCCGTTGGTGGGTGACTGGAACGGGGACGGTCAGGACACGTTCGGTGTCTATCGTCCGGGTTCGGCGTATTTCTACCTGTCGAACGACAATGGTTCGGTGGCGGTTGCGGGGGGTTTGGGGAATCCGGGTGATGTGCCGTTGGTGGGTGACTGGAACGGTGACGGTCGGGACACGATCGCGGTGTACCAGCCGGCGACGCAGGATTTCGCGTGGACCGATGACAATCTGAATGTGGTGGGGACTCAGCGGATGGGTGTGGCCGGTGATGTGCCGTTGGTGGGTGACTGGAACGGTGATGGTCGGGACACGATCGGGGTCTACCGTCCGAGTGAGGCGAGTTTCTATCTGACGGACGCGGTGTCGGGTGCGCACGTGGATCACTATGTGGCGTTCGGCAACCACGACGAGCAGCCGATCGTGGGGGACTGGGACGGTGACGGCTCCGACGAGGTGGGTGTCTACCGTTCGGCGACGGCTGAGTTCTTCGGTGCGGCGCACGATTCGAGTGCGGTGGCGTACGGGGTGAGGTTCGGCAACCCCGGCGACACCCCCATCACCGGCACCTGGTAG
- a CDS encoding DUF1906 domain-containing protein, whose amino-acid sequence MSSTFRSARRSLLPVVAAVGALLGGALGTAAHAAPSASGLKPVTYQGHRFDVPADWPVIDLAADPTACVHFARHAVYLGTPGETQDCPTGLVGRTEALLVQPDAAGPADWGTELRDVSHEIVSRFSGLKVTATYAEDPALVRSVLDRAGLPRAVPQKPAASAAEAPAARTAALTASGADLTNHTGKGFDACTAPGNALMDAWKANSPYGAVGVYIGGSNRYCAQANLTASWVQRQAANGWRFLPIYVGLQAGQITSATSQGRAAADDAVNQAAQLGFGQGSLLYYDMENYTSGSDRVLSFLSAWTTRLHERGYGSAVYSSSSSGIADVVNSRGSGYALPDVLFTARWNGAANTDEPVIPAGAWANHQRVHQYRGNITESWGGHSLQIDQDYLDVQLGGAVSGKPTGVGVYRPGDSFFAVSDRVGNTVGSSVFGAAGDVPLVGDWNGDGRDTFGVYRPGSAYFYLSNDNGSVAVAGGLGNPGDVPLVGDWNGDGRDTIAVYQPATQDFAWTDDNLNVVGTQRMGVAGDVPLVGDWNGDGRDTIGVYRPSEASFYLTDAVSGAHVDHYVAFGNHDEQPIVGDWDGDGSDEVGVYRSATAEFFGAAHDSSAVAYGVRFGNPGDTPITGTW is encoded by the coding sequence ATGTCATCGACCTTCCGATCGGCACGACGGAGCCTGCTCCCCGTCGTCGCCGCGGTCGGCGCACTGCTCGGCGGTGCCCTCGGCACCGCCGCCCACGCGGCGCCTTCCGCCTCGGGCCTCAAGCCCGTGACCTACCAGGGGCACCGGTTCGACGTGCCGGCCGACTGGCCCGTCATCGACCTGGCGGCCGACCCGACCGCCTGCGTCCACTTCGCCCGGCACGCGGTCTACCTCGGCACCCCCGGCGAGACCCAGGACTGCCCGACCGGCCTGGTGGGCCGGACCGAGGCGCTGCTCGTCCAGCCGGACGCCGCCGGCCCCGCGGACTGGGGGACCGAACTGCGCGACGTCAGCCACGAGATCGTCAGCCGCTTCTCCGGCCTCAAGGTCACGGCCACCTACGCCGAGGACCCCGCCCTGGTGCGGTCCGTCCTCGACCGTGCGGGCCTGCCGCGCGCGGTTCCGCAGAAGCCCGCAGCGAGTGCGGCCGAAGCCCCCGCCGCGCGGACCGCGGCCCTGACGGCGAGCGGCGCGGACCTCACCAACCACACCGGCAAGGGCTTCGACGCCTGCACGGCACCGGGCAACGCGCTGATGGACGCCTGGAAGGCCAACTCGCCCTACGGCGCGGTCGGCGTCTACATCGGCGGCAGCAACCGCTATTGCGCGCAGGCCAACCTCACCGCGTCCTGGGTGCAGCGGCAGGCGGCCAACGGCTGGCGCTTCCTGCCCATCTACGTGGGCCTCCAGGCCGGTCAGATCACCTCCGCCACCAGCCAGGGCCGTGCCGCCGCCGACGACGCGGTCAACCAGGCGGCCCAACTCGGCTTCGGCCAGGGCTCGCTGCTCTACTACGACATGGAGAACTACACCTCCGGCTCGGACCGGGTCCTCTCCTTCCTGTCCGCCTGGACGACCCGGCTGCACGAGCGGGGCTACGGCTCGGCGGTCTACAGCTCCTCGTCCTCCGGCATCGCCGACGTGGTGAACAGCCGGGGAAGCGGCTACGCGCTCCCCGACGTCCTGTTCACCGCGCGCTGGAACGGCGCGGCGAACACCGACGAGCCGGTCATACCGGCCGGCGCCTGGGCGAACCACCAGCGCGTCCACCAGTACCGAGGCAACATCACGGAGAGCTGGGGAGGCCACTCGCTCCAGATCGACCAGGACTACCTGGACGTCCAACTCGGCGGTGCCGTGTCGGGGAAGCCGACGGGTGTGGGTGTGTACCGGCCGGGTGATTCGTTCTTCGCGGTGTCGGACCGGGTGGGGAACACGGTGGGTTCGTCGGTGTTCGGGGCGGCGGGTGATGTGCCGTTGGTGGGTGACTGGAACGGGGACGGTCGGGACACGTTCGGTGTCTATCGTCCGGGTTCGGCGTATTTCTACCTGTCGAACGACAATGGTTCGGTGGCGGTTGCGGGGGGTTTGGGGAATCCGGGTGATGTGCCGTTGGTGGGTGACTGGAACGGGGACGGTCGGGACACGATCGCGGTGTACCAGCCGGCGACGCAGGATTTCGCGTGGACCGATGACAATCTGAATGTGGTGGGGACTCAGCGGATGGGTGTGGCCGGTGATGTGCCGTTGGTGGGTGACTGGAACGGTGATGGTCGGGACACGATCGGGGTCTACCGTCCGAGTGAGGCGAGTTTCTATCTGACGGACGCGGTGTCGGGTGCGCACGTGGATCACTATGTGGCGTTCGGCAACCATGACGAGCAGCCGATCGTGGGGGACTGGGACGGTGACGGCTCCGACGAGGTGGGTGTCTACCGTTCGGCGACGGCTGAGTTCTTCGGTGCGGCGCACGATTCGAGTGCGGTGGCGTACGGGGTGAGGTTCGGCAACCCCGGCGACACCCCCATCACCGGCACCTGGTGA